AAGCAATGCGTCATGAATGGCATGGTAATCCAAATGGGTTGTGGTAATCTCTGATTTACGGTCATCCGCCGGGCGCTGCACAGGTGTAAAATCATAAATCTCCATATCCGCCGGAACAATCATAATGCCACCCGGATGCTGGCCCGTGGTCTTTTTCACCCCGGCACACCCGCGTGTCAGCCGGTTGACCTCAGCTTCACGAATCACTAATTGGTGCTCTTCCAGATATTTTTTAACAAATCCATATGCAATCCTGTCCGCCACCGTAGAAATCGTCCCGGCACGAAAAATATGGTCCTTATCAAAAATTTCTTCCAGCGACTTATGCGCAATCGACTGGTACTCTCCGGAAAAATTCAAATCAATATCCGGCAGTTTGTTCCCTTTAAAACCCATGAAGACCTCAAAAGGAATATCGAAACCGTCTTTTTCCATCACCGTTCCGCACTCGGGACATTCCTTTTCCTCCAGGTCAGCGCCAATCCGGTTTTTTTCTCCCTGCTCAAAATGGCGGCACTTGGAACAAAGGTAATGACCGGGCAACGGATTCACTTCTGTAATCCCCAGCATCGTGGCAGTCAGCGATGACCCTACCGAACCGCGCGAGCCCACCAAATAGCCGTCTTTGATGGAACGCAGAACCAACTTCCTCGCAATGAGGAACAACGAAGCAAAATGATTGTCATTGATTGCCTTGATCTCCCGCGCCAGCCGTTTGGCAACCATTTCCGGCAGCGGGTCGCCGTAACGTTCCCGGGCCTGTTCAAAAGCAATCGTCTTGAGCTCCTTCTCGGCATCGGGTAATTTAGGCGGATAAAAATTCTGTTTGAGCGGCTTGATATCCTGGACCTGTTCGGCAATCAATACTGGATTCCCCACCACGGTTTCAAATGCCTCTGCCGAACCAAGATACGCAAACTCCTCCAGCATCTCATCGGTTGATTTAAAAAAGAGTGGTGCTTGCAAGGTTGCATCGTCATATCCCATCCCAGACTGGAGGATGGAACGAAAAACTTCATCGCCGGGTTCGAGAAAGTGTATATCCCCGGTTGCCACCACCGGGATATTTAATTTTTTCCCGAGCTGATAAATTTTTCGGTTCAATTCAAGCAATGCCGCTTCATCCGCCACCTTGTTGTTGCGGATCAAAAAAGCATTGTTTCCCCGGGGCATGATTTCTAAATAATCATATTTTTTGGCAGTGGCTTCCAGCTCCTCTGCCGGAACATTTTCCAGCAGTTTACGAAATACTTCACCTTGTTCGCAGGCTGATCCCAAGAGCAATCCATCGCGACTATTAAACAAAACCGAACGCGGGATACGCGGATGGCGGTAAAAATATTTTAAATGAGCCTCGGAAATCATACGATAAAGGTTGCGCACACCTTGGGGTTCGGAAATAAGAATACTAATATGATACGGCCGCGGCGGCTTGCGCTTGCCCACCTGCTCAAGCCAGGCATCCTCGATCAGATACCCTTCCATGCCGTAGATTATCTTGATACCATATTTAGCGCCGGCAGACATGGCTTCAGGAAACGCCTGCACCACCCCGTGATCTGTGATCGCAATCGCCTTGTGTCCAAAATCCGCCGCCCGCTTGATCATCTGAGAAACACCCACCATAGCATCCATGGCGCTCATTTGCGTGTGGGCGTGCAATTCCACCCGTTTGACCTCAGCCTCGTCTACACGCTGCGGCTTTTTGCCAATCGCAATATCCTTCACAAACAAACACAAATCCTGGGAATATTTATCATTCTGTACAGAACCGCGCAGCCGCACATAGGCACCCGCCTTGATCTCCGGCGCCAACTGCTTGCCGGCATCCACAAACAACCGGGTATTCATGCTGCCGGTTTTATCATACACATCCATCAAAATCAATTGACGCCCGGTACGCAGTGTTTTGCATTCAAAGGTAATAAGCTCACCTTCAAATACCGCGTGAGGTTCTTCTTCCTTGATCCCGGCAATTGGAATGGGCTGGGCGGCAATCTTGCGGCCATACACCACGCGCCATGTCGCGCGTTTGGCAGGATCACCCTTGGCGCCGGCATCACTTTGCATTTCATCTCCGGCTTCAGCCTGGACACGCTCCAATTCCTCGCGAATACGCTTCTCGTACAGGGCTTCACGCAGCTTAACTTCTTCGCCGAACTCGCCGATCTCAAAACGCACAGCCACCTCACACTGCAATCGTTCTGTCAGCAGCCGGCCGAGAATTTTGTCCCCTGTCTGACGCTTGAGTGCAATCAGGGTCATCTCATTGGGCACGGCAATCCTGACCTTGTTCTCGCTCCCGTTGGAAAAACGCACCAATGATAGGTACGCGCCCGCCATGTTGACCTGACGCGAAAAAACACTGATCAAATCATTCCAGTGTTCATTAAAATAGTCTTGGGGATTGATGATTTTCGGAGTGTAGTGTACATCCAGAATCATTTGGGGAGATTCCGCCGGGGACATACACTTCACCAATTCACAGCGCAGTTGATCCACCGCATCTTTATTCAACCGCTGAGCGGCATTAAATTCAATTGTAATCATTGCCGGTTTGGGACTCACCAAAATGGCGCGGGGTGTCATACTCAACAAAGATGTTTTTGTGGAATCGTCCAGGTCCAGCTGATTGATGATTTCCTTCAGTTTGGCTGAAAGCCCTTGAGGTTCT
The bacterium DNA segment above includes these coding regions:
- a CDS encoding PolC-type DNA polymerase III; the protein is MNQEIRVEPQGLSAKLKEIINQLDLDDSTKTSLLSMTPRAILVSPKPAMITIEFNAAQRLNKDAVDQLRCELVKCMSPAESPQMILDVHYTPKIINPQDYFNEHWNDLISVFSRQVNMAGAYLSLVRFSNGSENKVRIAVPNEMTLIALKRQTGDKILGRLLTERLQCEVAVRFEIGEFGEEVKLREALYEKRIREELERVQAEAGDEMQSDAGAKGDPAKRATWRVVYGRKIAAQPIPIAGIKEEEPHAVFEGELITFECKTLRTGRQLILMDVYDKTGSMNTRLFVDAGKQLAPEIKAGAYVRLRGSVQNDKYSQDLCLFVKDIAIGKKPQRVDEAEVKRVELHAHTQMSAMDAMVGVSQMIKRAADFGHKAIAITDHGVVQAFPEAMSAGAKYGIKIIYGMEGYLIEDAWLEQVGKRKPPRPYHISILISEPQGVRNLYRMISEAHLKYFYRHPRIPRSVLFNSRDGLLLGSACEQGEVFRKLLENVPAEELEATAKKYDYLEIMPRGNNAFLIRNNKVADEAALLELNRKIYQLGKKLNIPVVATGDIHFLEPGDEVFRSILQSGMGYDDATLQAPLFFKSTDEMLEEFAYLGSAEAFETVVGNPVLIAEQVQDIKPLKQNFYPPKLPDAEKELKTIAFEQARERYGDPLPEMVAKRLAREIKAINDNHFASLFLIARKLVLRSIKDGYLVGSRGSVGSSLTATMLGITEVNPLPGHYLCSKCRHFEQGEKNRIGADLEEKECPECGTVMEKDGFDIPFEVFMGFKGNKLPDIDLNFSGEYQSIAHKSLEEIFDKDHIFRAGTISTVADRIAYGFVKKYLEEHQLVIREAEVNRLTRGCAGVKKTTGQHPGGIMIVPADMEIYDFTPVQRPADDRKSEITTTHLDYHAIHDALLKLDILGHDDPTSLRRLGDLTGVDVRSIPLDDLDTLKIFSSLESLNVTADQIGTPIGSLGIPEFGTEFVRQMLEATKPTVFSELVRISGLSHGTDVWLNNAADLIKEKTATLSTVISARDDIMNYLISKGVEPALAFQIMESVRKGKGVAADQEISMQANSVPKWYVDSCKKIKYMFPKAHAVAYCIMAFRIAYFKVHFPAAFYTNYFSLNADFFDAELVVHGGAKKVAETIKELKALESMTAKEKNNLTVLEVVREAYARGITFQPISLSESDPQRFQLRPQQTLLPPLISLAGLGLTCALRIAEERELRPFRSIEELGKRTGANKNVVEIMTQHGCLEVLPKTDQTTLF